Part of the Ruania alba genome is shown below.
CTTCTCGGTGCGGACCACGGCGCCGCCAGTGAAGTCCTCGCCGAGGCGCCGCCCGATCGGCAGATCCGCGCTCATCATCGTGCAGGCCGCCAGCGCCAATGCCATCAGCTCACCGGGGTTGAAGACACCGTCGATCTCGCGCGGGCCGATCGCCACCTCGCCGCCGCGGTCGTTCCGGGCGACGTACTGGCGGGTGCCGGTGCGTTCGATGCGAAGTCCAGAGGTGGGAAGTTCCATCCCCTGATCATCGCACTGGATCACACCGGATGGGGCGCCGGGTGGGTCGACGTATGTATTCTGATTACTGGAACAAAAGTATATTATTTGGCAATGCTGGAGACGGATCGATCGAGGCCTGGGTCGCCACCCGTGGTGACCTCTGGCGGCAGTACGCACCACGGTTGTGCGGAGAGTTGACGAACGTGTCCGGCTATGCCAGGTGGACCGTTGCCCCGGTCGACCGATCGGTCTGGCTGAACGGTTCGATGCGAGACGGGTGCTGGCGATCAGTGCTGACCGACGGCTAGGTCAGCCTCGTGGATCCACGTGCAGCTTCGGGCCCGGGCCTGCGCCGGACGGGCGGACCCCGCGGAATGCCTCAGCCAGACCGTCGAGGCCGATCGTGGCTTGAACGAGTGGTTCGGGGTCCACCGAGCCGTCGGCATAGGCGGCGATCGCACCGTCCAGACCGGCGGAGGCGCCCAGGATCCCGACGGCGGTCACATCCTTCAGGGCGAGTGTGCGGGTATCGATCGTGCTCGGACTCCCCGCCACACCGATATAGACGACCCGTTTGCCCGGTTCCACCTGATCGAGGGCGAACGCCGGAATCGTTGGCGCATTCGTCGCGTCGATCACCGCATCCCATGCGAGTTCGGGGAGGTCCTCGGCCTTCCAGACCCCATCGAAACCGAACGTGCGGGCGAACTCGAGGGACGCCGTCGTGGTCCCCAGCAGGTGCACCTGTGCGCCGGCGGCCCGGGCGAACAGCCCGGCGAGCAGGCCGATCGTGCCCGGACCGGCGATCAGCACACAGTCTCCCGGCGTGAGTTGGGCGGCGCGGACCGCGCGCAACGCGTTGCCGCCCGGTTCCACCATTGCACCGGAGGTGTCGTCCACGGCATCCGGGAGCAAGTGCAGGGCCGATGCGGGTACGAGCAGCTGCTCGGCGAGCGCGCCAGGCCAGCCGTGGCGCACCCCGATCTCGTACCGGGAGGCGCACACGTGGTGCCGGCCCGATCGGCACCGGGCGCAGGTGCCGCACCCCAGCATGGTGTCCCCGGTGGTGCGCCGGCCGAGGAGGTCCGGGTCGACGCCGTCGCCCACCGCGCTGATGGTGCCGCACCATTCGTGGCCGAGGCGGATCGGATAGCTGGCGAACCCGTCCGCGAGGTAAGCCATTTCCCCGGTGTAGAACTCCTGGTCGGTGCCACAGACTCCGACGCGTGCCATGTCGACCACGACCTGGTCCGGTCCGGCTCGCGGTGGTTCGACGTCGACGACGGTCGCGGTGTGGGGTGCGGTGAGGACGAAGGCTCGCATCAATGGTCATCTTCCGGTCGATCGACGATGGTTCGGATTGCCTCGAAGTCGCCCACGAGGGCGTCCAGAGGGGTGCGGTGAGCGAGTGCGCTGATGCTGATCGCCCCGTGAGGCGCAGGCGGGGATGGTGCGGCGGGTACGGCAAGGCAGACGATGCCGATCTCGTTCTCCTCCTCGTCCACCGCGTAGCCCTGGTCACGAATCTTCTCGAATGCTGCGTGCAACTCCTCCGGCTGGGTCAGTGTGTGGTCCGTAGGCCGGGCGAGCGGGCGGTTGCCGATCCAGCGACTGATCTCATCGGCACTGGTGAGCGTCTGGGCGAGGAGTAGCTTGCCGACGCCCGTGGCGTGGGCGGGATTGCGGCCGCCGACCACCGAGCTGATCCGCATCGCGCCGGTCGGGGGGTCGACCTTGGCTCGATAGACCACATCGTGACCGTCCAGGATGGCGTAGTGGACCGTTTCCCCGTAGCGGTGACAGAGCCGGCTCAGGGCGGGGGCGACCCGCATGTGCTCGGGCCGCTGCTCGTGATTGGCGAAGGCGAGCCGCACGAACTCATCACCGAGCAGGTATCGCCCGTGACCGTCCTGGATGGCGAGCCGTTGCCGGCGCAACGCGGCGAGGGCGCGATGGACGGTGGGCTTCGGGCTCGCGACCTGCCGGGACAGCTCGTCGAGCGTGACGCCGTGCGGGTGAGCGCCGAGCTCGATGAGCACGGCCAGCACGCGATCGGTACCGACCAGCCGCGCCTCCTGGGCCATTGCACCATCCTTGGGTTGCTCTGCGGGAACTCCCCGCCTAGTCTTCACAATACTAGATCGAGGGTCCAGTAAATGGAAAGTTGGCATCGATGGGTCACGCACAGCCTCGCAGTTCGCAGTGGTACGGGGGCAGGGACCGCAACAGCTATATCCATCGCGCCTGGATGCGCCGCGGCGCGCCCATGGACGCCTTCGACGGGAAGCCGCAGATCGCGATCGCCAACACTGCCTCGGATCTCACGCCGTGCAACGCCCATCTGGACGAGGTGGCCCAGCACGTGAAGATGGGGGTCTGGGAGGCCGGCGGTGTACCGCACAACCTCCCGGTGGTCTCGCTCGGGGAGACGCAGATGCGTCCGACGGCGATGCTGTGGCGCAACATGGCAGCGATGGCTGCGGAAGAACTGCTCCGGGCCAACCCCATCGACGGCGTCGTGCTGCTCGGCGGCTGCGACAAGACTATCCCGGCCCTACTGATGGCCGCCGCCTCGGTGGACATCCCGGCCGTCGTGGTCCCGGGCGGCCCGATGGCCACAGGGACGTTCCGGGGGCGTGCGCTCGGCTGTGGTACTGACGTCTGGCGGCTCAGTGAAGAGACTCGCGGTGGCGAGATGTCCGCCGAGGACTTCCTGCGCTCGGAATCGTCGATGATCCGCAGTAAAGGTCACTGCAACACCATGGGCACCGCGTCGACGATGGCCCTGATGGCCGAGGCGCTCGGCGTCGTGCTCCCGGGCCTGGCGGGAACCCCCGCCGTGGACAGCAACCTGCTCGCCGGCGCGCACGAGACAGGACGG
Proteins encoded:
- a CDS encoding OsmC family protein, which gives rise to MELPTSGLRIERTGTRQYVARNDRGGEVAIGPREIDGVFNPGELMALALAACTMMSADLPIGRRLGEDFTGGAVVRTEKDEQQNRYTSAEVDVLLDTDSLTEKETEALVRVISRAAEQACTVGRTLHAGLPHEVRLAPPGKD
- a CDS encoding zinc-dependent alcohol dehydrogenase; the encoded protein is MRAFVLTAPHTATVVDVEPPRAGPDQVVVDMARVGVCGTDQEFYTGEMAYLADGFASYPIRLGHEWCGTISAVGDGVDPDLLGRRTTGDTMLGCGTCARCRSGRHHVCASRYEIGVRHGWPGALAEQLLVPASALHLLPDAVDDTSGAMVEPGGNALRAVRAAQLTPGDCVLIAGPGTIGLLAGLFARAAGAQVHLLGTTTASLEFARTFGFDGVWKAEDLPELAWDAVIDATNAPTIPAFALDQVEPGKRVVYIGVAGSPSTIDTRTLALKDVTAVGILGASAGLDGAIAAYADGSVDPEPLVQATIGLDGLAEAFRGVRPSGAGPGPKLHVDPRG
- a CDS encoding IclR family transcriptional regulator, encoding MAQEARLVGTDRVLAVLIELGAHPHGVTLDELSRQVASPKPTVHRALAALRRQRLAIQDGHGRYLLGDEFVRLAFANHEQRPEHMRVAPALSRLCHRYGETVHYAILDGHDVVYRAKVDPPTGAMRISSVVGGRNPAHATGVGKLLLAQTLTSADEISRWIGNRPLARPTDHTLTQPEELHAAFEKIRDQGYAVDEEENEIGIVCLAVPAAPSPPAPHGAISISALAHRTPLDALVGDFEAIRTIVDRPEDDH